Proteins found in one Gemmatimonadota bacterium genomic segment:
- a CDS encoding PorV/PorQ family protein: MARGGPIQGGFLMKVLFRWGVVTGLLLALSAPVHAQVSKGGTAATKFLTLDASARVAGVGSSATSYTDLGAFSALTNQATMVFVEGRGAVGVSYAPYFAEMTVFSAGLVWNLGDNGAVGVSVHSLLSGDIPYTTSGDPTGQFANQGQNFNVTDLAIGPSYARRLTDSFAVGGSLKYVSEGTSGAGDDDRTSTAVAVDVGTIYTTDFRNFRIGASFQNFGPDMQFIEESSARDQLPTTFRIGFAIEPTELPVGSIMTSAELWKLREFDSVLNLGIEWWVNDYIAGRVGWKAGYSGGQDEGVSAGAGLRFSQGELSLNVDYAYTQYELLDDLHRVSVGVGF, from the coding sequence ATGGCGCGGGGCGGTCCGATTCAGGGAGGTTTTCTAATGAAAGTATTGTTTCGCTGGGGCGTGGTCACCGGACTCCTGCTGGCACTGTCAGCACCGGTACATGCTCAGGTTTCCAAAGGTGGAACCGCCGCGACGAAGTTTCTGACGTTGGATGCTAGCGCCCGTGTCGCGGGTGTTGGATCCTCCGCCACGTCCTATACGGATCTGGGCGCGTTCTCTGCACTGACGAACCAGGCTACCATGGTGTTCGTCGAGGGCAGGGGCGCGGTCGGCGTTTCCTATGCACCGTATTTCGCGGAAATGACCGTGTTCAGCGCAGGTCTCGTTTGGAATCTCGGCGACAACGGGGCGGTGGGTGTGAGTGTGCACTCGTTGCTTTCGGGCGACATACCTTATACCACCTCTGGAGATCCGACGGGTCAATTCGCCAACCAGGGCCAGAACTTCAACGTGACGGACCTGGCCATCGGGCCGAGCTATGCGCGTCGTCTGACAGATTCCTTCGCGGTCGGCGGATCGCTGAAGTACGTGTCGGAAGGCACGAGCGGCGCCGGAGACGATGACCGTACCAGCACGGCGGTTGCGGTCGACGTGGGCACCATCTATACGACAGACTTCCGTAATTTCCGTATTGGCGCCTCGTTCCAGAACTTCGGTCCGGACATGCAATTCATCGAAGAGTCGAGCGCTCGCGATCAGTTGCCTACGACGTTCCGTATCGGTTTTGCCATTGAACCGACCGAACTGCCGGTGGGCAGCATCATGACCAGCGCCGAACTCTGGAAGCTCCGCGAGTTCGATTCCGTGCTCAATCTCGGTATCGAGTGGTGGGTGAACGACTACATCGCGGGCCGGGTAGGCTGGAAAGCCGGATACAGCGGCGGCCAGGACGAAGGCGTTTCCGCTGGTGCCGGTCTCCGGTTCAGCCAGGGTGAATTGAGTCTCAACGTTGATTACGCGTATACGCAGTATGAACTGCTGGACGATCTGCATCGCGTGTCCGTCGGCGTGGGCTTCTAA
- a CDS encoding T9SS type A sorting domain-containing protein — protein MGERQPAYIGGQTYMAVMNSELTDTYTGWGWRGSGRSMSPTMGYPSYTFPAGGLDAPLWASAFGITAYLPDAVAGMPASRAEGAFVGTNNVYRAPPHQRENPPAGFWSDQGGSQSPGFGGGTVGPGGYREPFITEATFNTNAGIRILRQSYSFSYGYGHTNDFILLRHVLNTHGDVDVNTDNSPELNGATVKNFLIIFNYDFDIPWTNNPLLTGGAIGGGTGGDDKQPPAMFSRVMPLAVPEGLINSGRYNQAPYSDRFYSGLVTMFDEDNPGHPGIDSYVWNTTNGNFNPLHVGEASLMILEGSGDDDPLGDTNNVAALDIYDAPSVGLFNTHEWWIADLRGVFGWYEGSLTKYLENKKVNVPGGSSAPHPDLFTSGSPLGRTTDISTWTAKTQPGGSAEGMGLMWGDPRNLTQPGNPGAAQGVQSGQYDSFTLFDLDGVFRGIVPDPYNGSDTKEETSGAGCIRNALGWGPYTKAPGEDLTIWHVDLIGAGKDGAYDVYLRAMDVWMQRKYNMANNTYYWDGSNDRTIPMYNADGSVMRDGDGAVMSQTINLGRGTASGALFHPPPPPTLSVFPTANGTIALAWANNAETAIDPGRGTADFAKYRVYRASGFIDQFPTATVAHDVGYNSTVIPPNLGLSDGAAPVTNVTDPTSAAVKQGHPYARFIHEGLTLGADYNIGRVYDFVADDLVKRFAAPNFSGPYVQIAEFGGGGGNQTNSLNPPESVSYPNPYPAGNRLPGFEDDFIETKPSSAQIVEANNALGATTAIATSFSDRYPDAIGSGDAQITSVGGIPTDPRLVGKSGYMFEDRSVLIGFSYWYYVASVDNESAQQHDFDNYVADQGSTQRVITRTINGLESFYTMNANGTDGRWHGQYPYRGLTVGPQVPGQDVIPTTVIRNEVVGGVAEFENLITVAPNPFVFQAQWDLATKSQTVKFFNAPVPSRITIFDAAGLLVKQFSVPGDQTTTIGGVTDWDLKNDSNVPVSSGLYIIVVEAEIGGVDYTKTLKLYVRR, from the coding sequence GTGGGTGAAAGGCAGCCTGCCTATATCGGTGGTCAGACCTATATGGCCGTCATGAATTCGGAACTGACCGATACCTACACCGGTTGGGGTTGGCGTGGGTCCGGCCGTTCCATGAGTCCGACGATGGGCTATCCTTCGTACACCTTCCCGGCGGGCGGGTTGGACGCGCCACTGTGGGCGTCGGCCTTCGGCATCACGGCCTATCTGCCTGACGCCGTGGCCGGTATGCCTGCAAGCCGCGCCGAAGGTGCTTTCGTCGGAACGAACAACGTATACCGGGCTCCGCCTCACCAGCGTGAGAATCCGCCCGCGGGCTTCTGGTCCGATCAGGGCGGTTCGCAGAGCCCCGGTTTTGGTGGCGGCACCGTGGGCCCCGGTGGATACCGCGAGCCCTTCATCACGGAAGCCACCTTCAATACGAACGCCGGTATTCGGATCTTGCGTCAGTCGTACAGCTTCAGCTACGGCTACGGCCATACGAATGACTTCATCCTGCTGCGTCATGTATTGAACACGCATGGCGATGTGGATGTGAATACCGATAACAGTCCGGAATTAAACGGAGCCACGGTCAAGAACTTCCTGATCATCTTCAACTACGACTTCGATATTCCATGGACGAACAATCCCCTCCTGACGGGCGGGGCGATCGGCGGTGGTACCGGTGGCGACGACAAGCAGCCGCCCGCCATGTTCAGCCGCGTGATGCCTCTCGCCGTACCGGAAGGGCTGATCAACTCGGGCCGTTACAACCAGGCGCCTTACAGCGACCGGTTCTACTCCGGCCTGGTCACCATGTTCGACGAGGACAATCCGGGACATCCGGGTATTGATTCCTACGTGTGGAATACGACCAACGGTAACTTCAATCCGTTGCACGTGGGCGAAGCCTCCCTGATGATTCTCGAAGGTTCCGGCGACGATGATCCGCTTGGTGACACGAACAACGTCGCGGCGCTGGATATCTACGATGCGCCGTCCGTCGGCCTGTTCAACACCCACGAATGGTGGATCGCTGACTTGAGAGGCGTGTTCGGCTGGTACGAGGGCTCGCTTACCAAGTACCTCGAGAACAAGAAGGTCAACGTTCCGGGCGGAAGCAGTGCGCCGCATCCGGATCTCTTCACCAGTGGTTCGCCTCTCGGCAGAACAACCGATATCAGCACCTGGACCGCCAAGACGCAGCCAGGTGGATCGGCCGAAGGCATGGGCCTGATGTGGGGCGACCCGCGTAACCTGACCCAGCCCGGCAATCCCGGTGCGGCTCAGGGTGTGCAGTCTGGTCAGTACGACAGTTTTACGCTCTTCGATCTCGACGGCGTGTTCAGGGGCATCGTGCCCGATCCGTACAACGGAAGCGACACGAAGGAAGAGACCTCGGGCGCCGGTTGCATCCGGAACGCCCTGGGCTGGGGCCCATACACCAAGGCGCCCGGCGAAGACCTGACCATCTGGCATGTTGACCTCATCGGCGCCGGCAAGGATGGCGCCTATGACGTGTATCTCCGCGCTATGGACGTCTGGATGCAGCGGAAGTACAACATGGCGAACAATACGTACTACTGGGACGGCTCCAACGACCGTACCATCCCCATGTACAACGCCGATGGTTCCGTAATGCGGGACGGCGACGGCGCGGTCATGTCGCAGACCATCAACTTGGGTCGCGGCACAGCCAGCGGCGCGCTGTTCCACCCGCCTCCGCCTCCTACCCTGTCGGTCTTCCCGACCGCCAACGGTACGATCGCGCTGGCGTGGGCCAACAATGCGGAAACGGCTATCGATCCGGGCCGGGGCACCGCGGACTTCGCGAAGTACCGCGTGTACCGCGCTTCCGGTTTCATCGATCAGTTCCCGACCGCTACAGTAGCCCATGATGTCGGTTACAACAGTACGGTGATTCCGCCGAATCTCGGTCTGAGCGATGGCGCCGCACCGGTCACGAACGTAACCGATCCGACGAGTGCCGCGGTGAAGCAGGGCCATCCCTACGCCCGGTTCATCCATGAAGGCCTGACGCTCGGCGCCGATTACAACATCGGCCGGGTTTACGACTTTGTGGCCGACGACCTGGTGAAGCGCTTCGCGGCGCCGAACTTCTCCGGTCCGTATGTCCAGATCGCTGAATTCGGCGGCGGCGGCGGCAATCAGACCAACAGTCTGAATCCGCCGGAATCCGTTTCCTATCCGAACCCGTATCCGGCTGGTAACAGGCTGCCGGGTTTCGAGGATGATTTCATCGAAACCAAGCCGAGTTCGGCACAGATCGTCGAAGCGAACAATGCTCTGGGCGCTACGACGGCCATCGCCACCAGCTTCTCGGATCGCTATCCGGATGCCATCGGATCCGGCGATGCGCAGATTACCAGTGTCGGCGGTATTCCCACGGATCCCCGACTGGTCGGCAAGAGCGGTTATATGTTCGAGGATCGTTCCGTGCTGATCGGTTTCAGCTACTGGTACTACGTAGCTTCGGTGGATAACGAAAGCGCGCAACAGCACGATTTCGATAACTACGTGGCCGATCAGGGTTCTACGCAGCGCGTGATCACCCGTACGATCAACGGGCTCGAGAGTTTTTACACGATGAACGCGAACGGTACGGACGGACGCTGGCACGGCCAGTATCCGTACCGGGGTTTGACGGTGGGACCGCAGGTACCGGGACAGGACGTTATCCCGACTACCGTGATCCGTAACGAGGTTGTGGGCGGTGTGGCCGAATTCGAGAATCTGATCACGGTCGCGCCCAACCCCTTCGTCTTCCAGGCCCAGTGGGATCTGGCAACGAAGTCGCAAACCGTCAAGTTCTTCAACGCTCCGGTACCGTCCCGCATCACGATCTTCGATGCGGCCGGCCTGCTGGTGAAGCAGTTCTCCGTTCCGGGTGACCAGACCACGACGATCGGCGGTGTGACGGACTGGGATCTGAAGAATGATTCCAACGTACCGGTTTCCAGCGGTCTGTATATCATCGTGGTAGAAGCCGAGATCGGTGGCGTGGACTACACGAAAACACTGAAACTCTACGTCCGGCGGTAA
- a CDS encoding TonB-dependent receptor, which yields MSITISRALRFAFAFALVLSISTEAQAQISLGKISGVVVDSATREPLPAASVRVEGTVLGAMANDMGEYFILNVPPGSYTLVVNVIGYVPVRAIGTQVDADITTTLNFELESTILESAEAVEVVATRDLVEKSLTSTRTIVQAEEIQALPVVNIAEVVLTTAGSFAGNLRGGRPQDQQTTIDGATVTGQQNNTGQAFTINPYMIQELQVKTGTFNAEYVNALAGITTVVTRDGGSNYTGNFEYRTLGQKGLNWTKPPDLDIVDAYRAGSWSEQDLRDIIQGAIDKTNAFNSDPARADDGLRMQDPFDVLDMTGAPDSWSAIYKRDTYYWDYDRVIPEPEAILWSYLTDGLPEAQANSGVAVNRDAPVDRSFHPDKYNQFARNNRTEKRPVQIDFGMGGPLGSKLNWFASGRFNESWGRNPNDYSRLMNTFVKMTYRPRTSMKLSMSGLIEDQGFFSKKGQRSTSYGWKYNADGLNQNYNGRFHLNVAYTHTLSPRTFYEIRFSHLREYNERYNPKYGKEPLPALTSAFINSVGYSALEEGAGTQVPYILYGDQAYSSIDFGNYSSVRPFKTDINFAITSQVNSNHQFKGGFGVTMNDYEESTRGPARGNAVSLFNDLNLDPTASTLPLAGRQAHVYPVEYFAYMQDRIEYGSLVVNAGLRLDIFNANANAINPYRPRSGPGPEHDDPEYRTLDPSMKTGLAPRLGISHPITDRAALHYSYGIFNQRPPLQHLYMGLVQTSPFERNHGNPDLPFQKSTNYEMGLQAEIYPGYYVDVTGYFRDANNQPLTWLFAPDVAFIGGSQREVSILLPTFAQDARGLELSVRRQMANRFSVRANYTLAFTSDLTTPQTVRERGGETVLVFSDFVDGTPTPDTYIREFTANDRRHRIVANLLLELPYGISASFLTKAQSGNQYRTSSDQAIDPLGLLAAAHRSPWTWTTDLYAQKNFDLGNVRLGVFTQVNNLFDRANIYTVASASNNAAGDRWQRRGDPVGLVGGPVGGIGTQANGPRDIWVGLNLAW from the coding sequence ATGTCTATAACAATTTCACGAGCTTTGCGCTTCGCATTCGCTTTCGCGTTAGTGCTCAGCATCTCGACGGAAGCACAGGCGCAGATTTCGCTGGGTAAGATTTCCGGTGTCGTGGTCGACAGTGCGACGCGGGAACCGCTGCCTGCGGCCAGTGTCCGCGTCGAGGGCACGGTTCTGGGTGCTATGGCGAATGACATGGGCGAATACTTCATTCTGAACGTACCGCCCGGTTCCTACACCCTGGTGGTGAACGTCATCGGTTATGTCCCGGTGCGTGCCATAGGAACGCAGGTGGATGCCGATATCACCACGACGCTCAACTTCGAACTGGAGTCCACGATTCTCGAATCCGCCGAGGCGGTCGAGGTCGTGGCGACCCGGGACCTGGTTGAGAAGAGTCTGACCTCCACCCGGACCATCGTGCAGGCCGAAGAAATCCAGGCGCTGCCGGTGGTGAATATCGCCGAAGTGGTACTGACCACCGCGGGCAGCTTCGCCGGCAACCTTCGCGGCGGCCGTCCCCAGGATCAGCAGACCACCATCGACGGTGCCACGGTGACGGGTCAGCAGAACAACACGGGCCAGGCGTTTACGATCAACCCCTACATGATCCAGGAGCTTCAGGTCAAGACGGGTACGTTCAACGCCGAGTACGTGAACGCATTGGCCGGTATCACCACGGTGGTGACCCGCGATGGCGGTTCCAATTACACCGGTAACTTCGAGTACCGTACGCTCGGCCAGAAAGGCCTCAACTGGACCAAGCCACCCGATCTCGATATCGTCGACGCCTACCGGGCCGGTTCCTGGTCTGAGCAGGATCTGCGCGATATCATCCAGGGCGCGATCGACAAGACGAACGCCTTCAACAGCGATCCCGCCCGCGCGGACGACGGTCTCAGGATGCAGGACCCCTTCGACGTGCTGGACATGACCGGCGCGCCGGACAGCTGGTCCGCCATCTATAAGCGCGACACCTATTACTGGGATTACGACCGGGTCATTCCCGAACCCGAAGCCATCCTCTGGTCCTACCTGACGGACGGCCTGCCGGAAGCCCAGGCGAATAGCGGTGTCGCGGTGAATCGCGATGCTCCGGTGGATCGTTCGTTCCACCCGGACAAGTACAACCAGTTCGCCCGGAACAACCGGACGGAGAAGCGCCCGGTCCAGATCGACTTCGGCATGGGCGGTCCGCTGGGCAGCAAACTGAACTGGTTCGCTTCAGGCCGTTTCAACGAGAGTTGGGGCCGCAATCCCAATGACTACTCCCGCCTGATGAACACCTTCGTGAAGATGACCTACCGGCCGCGGACCAGCATGAAGCTGTCCATGTCCGGACTCATCGAAGACCAGGGTTTCTTCAGCAAGAAGGGTCAGCGGAGCACGTCATACGGCTGGAAGTACAACGCCGATGGCCTCAACCAGAACTACAACGGCCGTTTCCACTTGAACGTGGCGTATACCCATACGCTCAGCCCGCGGACCTTCTACGAGATCCGTTTCAGCCACCTGCGCGAGTACAACGAACGCTATAATCCCAAGTACGGCAAGGAACCCCTGCCGGCGCTTACTTCCGCGTTCATCAACTCCGTGGGTTACTCGGCACTCGAGGAAGGCGCCGGTACGCAGGTGCCCTACATCCTGTACGGCGACCAAGCTTACTCTTCGATCGATTTCGGCAACTACTCTAGCGTGCGGCCTTTCAAGACGGACATCAACTTCGCCATTACCAGCCAGGTGAACTCGAACCACCAGTTCAAGGGCGGTTTCGGCGTGACGATGAACGACTATGAAGAGAGCACGAGAGGCCCCGCCCGGGGTAACGCCGTGTCGCTCTTCAACGACCTGAATCTGGACCCGACCGCCAGCACGCTGCCCCTCGCCGGCAGGCAGGCGCACGTGTATCCGGTCGAGTACTTCGCGTACATGCAGGACCGGATCGAGTACGGAAGTCTCGTGGTGAACGCAGGGCTGCGGCTGGACATCTTCAACGCCAACGCCAACGCGATCAACCCGTACCGTCCGCGTTCAGGTCCGGGTCCGGAGCACGACGATCCGGAATACCGTACGTTGGATCCGTCGATGAAGACGGGTCTGGCGCCGCGCCTGGGTATCTCCCATCCGATCACGGACCGCGCTGCGCTGCACTATTCGTACGGCATCTTCAACCAGCGCCCGCCGTTGCAGCATCTGTACATGGGTCTGGTTCAGACTTCACCGTTCGAGCGTAACCACGGTAATCCGGACCTTCCGTTCCAGAAGTCCACGAACTACGAGATGGGTCTGCAGGCCGAGATCTATCCCGGTTACTACGTGGACGTTACCGGTTATTTCCGTGATGCGAACAACCAGCCGCTTACCTGGCTCTTCGCACCGGACGTAGCCTTCATCGGTGGATCGCAACGCGAAGTTTCCATCCTGCTTCCGACGTTTGCCCAGGATGCACGGGGACTCGAGTTGTCGGTACGGCGCCAGATGGCCAACCGGTTCTCGGTACGGGCCAACTACACCCTGGCCTTTACGTCGGATCTGACCACGCCGCAAACCGTCCGCGAACGCGGCGGTGAGACGGTGCTGGTATTCTCCGACTTCGTGGACGGGACGCCGACTCCGGATACCTACATCCGCGAGTTCACCGCTAACGATCGACGTCATCGTATTGTCGCGAACCTCCTGCTCGAGCTGCCCTACGGCATCAGCGCTTCTTTCCTGACCAAGGCTCAGAGCGGCAACCAGTACCGCACATCCAGCGACCAGGCGATTGATCCGCTCGGTCTGCTTGCTGCTGCGCATCGCTCGCCCTGGACCTGGACGACCGACCTGTACGCCCAGAAGAATTTCGATCTCGGCAATGTGCGGCTCGGCGTGTTCACCCAGGTCAACAATCTCTTCGACCGGGCGAACATCTATACCGTCGCCAGCGCCTCTAACAACGCGGCCGGCGACCGCTGGCAACGCCGCGGCGATCCCGTGGGTCTCGTAGGCGGTCCGGTGGGTGGCATTGGTACGCAGGCCAACGGACCACGCGACATCTGGGTGGGTCTCAACTTAGCATGGTAG
- the thrC gene encoding threonine synthase produces the protein MEYRSWFHCIEGCSETYPLNEIIYRCRVCGGLLDVAHDMESLRARGAAGWMRLFDERYRRTEYPYGSSVWGKKEWVCPAVDDQHVVSIYEGGSNLFWAERLGEELGLGDLWVKQCGNNHTGSFKDLGMTVLVSMVNQMIEEGQGIRGIACASTGDTSASLAAYCASAGIPAIVFLPRDKVSVTQLIQPISHGALTLSLDTDFDGCMEIVQQVAESEGIYLANSMNSLRLEGQKTIGIEICQQFDWEVPDLIIIPGGNLGNVSALGKGFLMMEELGMIDKRPRIVCAQAARANPLYQSYLKGFDEYEPIHAESTVASAIQIGNPVSYKRAVRVLKEFDGKVEQATEDEIANASARGDLTGLYNCPHTGVALAALFKMVERGEIRSTDRVIIISTANGLKFTDFKVGYHEDRLDEVDVRHGQSPLELPARYDDVVRAIDRMLT, from the coding sequence ATGGAATACAGGTCCTGGTTTCACTGCATTGAAGGCTGCAGCGAAACTTATCCGTTGAACGAAATCATCTACCGGTGTCGGGTCTGCGGGGGCCTGCTCGACGTCGCCCACGACATGGAAAGCCTGAGGGCCCGGGGCGCCGCGGGCTGGATGAGACTGTTCGACGAGCGGTACCGGCGGACGGAGTATCCGTACGGGAGTTCGGTCTGGGGCAAGAAGGAATGGGTCTGTCCCGCGGTGGACGACCAGCACGTCGTATCCATTTACGAGGGCGGCAGCAACCTGTTCTGGGCCGAGCGGCTCGGCGAGGAACTCGGCCTGGGCGACCTCTGGGTGAAGCAGTGCGGCAACAACCACACCGGTTCGTTCAAGGACCTGGGCATGACCGTGCTGGTCTCCATGGTCAACCAGATGATCGAGGAAGGCCAGGGCATCCGGGGTATCGCGTGCGCGTCGACGGGAGATACCTCGGCTTCGCTGGCGGCCTATTGCGCCTCGGCGGGCATCCCGGCCATCGTGTTCCTGCCCCGGGACAAGGTCTCCGTGACCCAGCTCATTCAGCCCATCTCCCACGGCGCGCTGACCCTGTCGCTGGATACGGATTTCGACGGATGCATGGAGATCGTCCAGCAGGTGGCCGAAAGCGAAGGCATCTACCTCGCGAATTCCATGAACTCCCTTCGCCTGGAAGGCCAGAAGACGATCGGGATCGAGATCTGCCAGCAGTTCGACTGGGAGGTGCCCGACCTGATCATCATACCCGGCGGCAACCTGGGCAACGTCTCCGCGCTGGGCAAGGGGTTCCTGATGATGGAGGAACTCGGGATGATCGACAAGCGGCCGCGCATCGTCTGCGCGCAGGCCGCGCGGGCCAATCCGCTCTACCAGAGCTACCTGAAGGGATTCGATGAATACGAACCCATCCATGCCGAGTCGACCGTGGCCAGCGCCATCCAGATCGGCAACCCCGTCAGCTACAAGCGCGCCGTCCGCGTGCTGAAGGAGTTCGACGGCAAGGTCGAACAGGCCACCGAGGACGAGATCGCGAACGCCTCCGCCCGCGGCGACCTGACCGGACTCTACAACTGTCCGCACACGGGCGTCGCGCTGGCCGCGCTCTTCAAGATGGTCGAACGGGGCGAGATCCGGTCCACGGACCGCGTCATCATCATCTCCACCGCGAACGGACTGAAGTTCACCGATTTCAAGGTCGGTTACCACGAAGACCGGCTGGACGAAGTCGACGTGAGACACGGTCAGTCCCCCCTGGAACTGCCTGCCCGTTACGATGACGTGGTCCGGGCGATCGACCGGATGCTGACATGA
- a CDS encoding tetratricopeptide repeat protein, with amino-acid sequence MRNILLAALLLYTPLLTDTGPYLTNITTARPDEALRQLSPEDESLLLEDVMYFRRQIEENRSEPANYFNLGLAAVALEKLDTAEAAFLVVTELRPGDADAHFNLGLVYAQQERYDEAIEAFHRVVEMDPDRAEPYYNLGQAYQYTGRLIESIRSFVEATDRDPDNSLFHYGRGTTEEKLGALDEAAISYTNALSIDPDYVDARFALGRVLLDQRKFQEARDAFRAALQVDAGMAEAYCQLGVIALGEGRVDDAVRSYENALRIDEASVEAIAGLAQASLRAGRTERAITLYREALVMDPESATLHYHAGTAYAAAQRHEEALEVFSRAVELNRAYPEPYLAIGNTLNAMGRQDDARRFLDAFQQLNGFREALSQAESMVRLNPRVAEMHYNMATALTRLGRYEDAVRAFRIATELSPRFVHAFNNLGVAYVELGMFDEARDAYQQAILLDSNFVEAYTNLAWLIARHGEDLDRALELAGKAVEIAPTAVAYETLAIVRNVSGDYGGADEAMGNAVRIEPENEVLQQRWEQIRQERNGS; translated from the coding sequence ATGCGCAATATCCTTCTCGCAGCCCTTCTGCTTTACACGCCACTGCTTACGGACACCGGTCCCTACCTCACGAACATCACCACCGCCCGTCCGGATGAAGCGCTCAGGCAACTGTCGCCCGAGGACGAATCCCTTCTGCTCGAAGACGTGATGTACTTCCGACGGCAGATCGAGGAGAACAGGAGCGAACCGGCCAACTACTTCAACCTGGGCCTGGCCGCCGTCGCGCTGGAGAAGCTGGACACGGCGGAAGCGGCATTCCTGGTCGTCACCGAACTGCGTCCAGGGGACGCCGATGCCCATTTCAACCTGGGTCTGGTTTACGCCCAGCAGGAACGGTACGACGAAGCGATTGAGGCGTTCCACCGCGTCGTGGAAATGGATCCCGACCGCGCCGAACCGTACTACAACCTGGGCCAGGCTTACCAGTACACGGGCCGGCTCATCGAATCGATCAGGTCGTTCGTCGAGGCGACGGACCGTGACCCCGACAACAGCCTGTTTCACTACGGCCGGGGGACCACGGAGGAGAAACTGGGTGCCCTGGACGAGGCCGCCATTTCCTATACCAATGCCCTGTCCATCGATCCGGACTACGTCGACGCCCGGTTCGCGTTGGGACGCGTGCTGCTGGATCAGCGGAAATTCCAGGAAGCGCGGGATGCCTTTCGCGCGGCATTGCAGGTGGATGCCGGCATGGCGGAGGCCTACTGCCAGCTCGGCGTGATCGCGTTGGGCGAAGGCCGTGTCGACGACGCGGTCCGGTCCTACGAGAACGCGCTGCGCATCGATGAGGCATCGGTGGAGGCCATCGCGGGTCTTGCCCAGGCCTCGCTGCGGGCGGGTCGGACCGAACGGGCGATTACGCTGTACAGGGAAGCCCTGGTGATGGATCCCGAGTCGGCTACCCTGCATTACCATGCGGGTACGGCCTATGCGGCTGCCCAACGGCATGAAGAAGCCCTGGAAGTGTTCTCACGGGCGGTCGAACTCAATCGGGCGTACCCCGAACCCTATCTTGCCATCGGAAACACTCTGAACGCCATGGGCAGACAGGACGATGCCAGGCGTTTTCTCGATGCGTTTCAGCAGCTCAACGGGTTCAGGGAGGCGTTGTCGCAGGCGGAATCCATGGTACGGCTGAATCCCCGGGTGGCGGAGATGCATTACAACATGGCGACGGCCCTGACCCGCCTGGGCCGGTATGAGGACGCCGTACGGGCCTTCAGGATAGCGACGGAACTTTCGCCCCGTTTCGTTCACGCCTTCAACAACCTGGGCGTGGCCTACGTGGAGCTGGGCATGTTCGATGAGGCACGCGATGCATATCAACAGGCGATCCTGCTGGATTCGAACTTTGTGGAGGCCTATACGAACCTTGCCTGGCTCATCGCCCGGCACGGGGAGGACCTGGACCGTGCCCTCGAACTGGCCGGCAAGGCGGTTGAGATCGCGCCTACCGCCGTCGCCTACGAAACACTGGCCATCGTGCGGAACGTGAGCGGGGACTACGGCGGGGCCGATGAGGCGATGGGGAATGCCGTCCGCATCGAACCGGAGAATGAGGTATTGCAGCAGCGATGGGAGCAGATCAGGCAGGAAAGGAACGGATCATGA